From the Plectropomus leopardus isolate mb chromosome 18, YSFRI_Pleo_2.0, whole genome shotgun sequence genome, one window contains:
- the vamp1a gene encoding vesicle associated membrane protein 1a produces the protein MGSTPEAGTPGGPEGEGGPPAPAPNLTSNRRLQQTQAQVDEVVDIMRVNVDKVLERDQKLSELDDRADALQAGASQFESSAAKLKNKYWWKNCKMMIMMAIIGVICFGVIFLYFFY, from the exons ATGGG GTCGACTCCAGAAGCAGGAACTCCCGGGGGCCCTGAGGGTGAGGGAGGCCCCCCGGCTCCGGCCCCGAACCTCACCAGCAACAGACGACTGCAGCAGACACAAGCACAGGTGGACGAG GTGGTGGACATCATGCGTGTGAACGTGGACAAAGTCCTGGAGAGAGATCAGAAGCTGTCGGAGCTGGACGACCGGGCCGACGCCCTGCAGGCCGGAGCCTCGCAGTTTGAGAGCAGCGCCGCCAAACTCAAGAACAAATACTGGTGGAAAAACTGCAAG aTGATGATCATGATGGCGATTATAGGAGTTATATGTTTTGGAGTCATCTTCT TGTATTTCTTCTACTGA